In one Electrophorus electricus isolate fEleEle1 chromosome 21, fEleEle1.pri, whole genome shotgun sequence genomic region, the following are encoded:
- the cep89 gene encoding centrosomal protein of 89 kDa isoform X6: protein MSKFNFSFRRSERRTFKNIAHGLIPAATIAPRPAVPRTPPPRSPNPSPERPRSALAAAILSSSLTGRTVAIPPPRHRSYSESDCSRDDGQDGFEPYASTALYTRDQWADALVGRPRLPSPRPDYDDDDDDEEEDIEEDMERDENHVYQSLERHSRVPEFQDEYAAPLKKCSTPLKVDDDTDNSALETVSPLNTEEETDVEEGVATKQPPSPLQQRSPSHRSVASSDLKQDRNLQSPKSPTTSTLKWKTSVMMKNSPTWHKERDRSEASEAYRCAVELQQELLKELREQTQTLTAEKQALERRCWEQSQQIQHLHQPLTHSPRQWSHLTGEGSELQSLRQQAQELVDENDGLKMTVHRLSVELSRYQAHFRPLTKEEYARSSGLPSKGPAPPWLLDMKYLSPLLLAYEDQLTRKDNLLKSCEEDVKRLRARSEEVIQENENLHAELATRSSISNKEWMQLQDQAQLVLEENQVLIEQLELQHTKAKETHTKHIQEVCKISKQVMMLEAEKQDLEAELQTVCKQLHAQKVDFQKAHTALENSVSRVEHTSVTDKLKRQLEEEGKTKTGEVEELQACVGALQSEKRILLLEKTNLSTDVKHLESELQLARQANRKSQRRIDILKHQIEDSLEKELIAHQYLASVVTLAERTAHERDQLVHMATYLEKDKQGVLTRIIESTLHLGKLQEKVKVFKQQATARVCALGRRLREQEDDFTGRAATFQQEIQHLQVQLRDRQEQLYGALQQKSPQRGRE, encoded by the exons ATGTCAAAATTCAACTTCAGTTTCAGGAGAAGCGAGCGGAGGACATTT AAGAACATAGCTCATGGCTTGATCCCAGCGGCTACCATTGCGCCCAGACCTGCCGTTCCTCGCACACCCCCTCCTCGCAGTCCCAACCCCTCACCAGAGAgacccag GTCAGCCCTGGCAGCAGCCATATTATCATCCTCTTTGACTGGCCGCACGGTGGCCATTCCTCCGCCCCGCCACAGGTCCTATTCCGAGAGCGACTGCTCACGTGATGACGGCCAGGACGGCTTCGAGCCTTATGCCAGCACCGCCCTCTACACCAG AGATCAGTGGGCAGATGCTTTGGTAGGCAGACCTCGCCTACCTTCTCCCCGAcctgattatgatgatgatgacgatgatgaggaagaggatatAGAAGAAGATATGGAGAGAGATGAAAACCATGTGTATCAGTCACTAGAGAGGCACAGTAGAGTCCCAGAGTTCCAGGATGAGTATGCTGCACCACTAAAGAAG TGCTCCACCCCTTTAAAGGTGGATGATGATACTGACAACTCTGCTTTGGAAACTGTCTCTCCATTAAACACGGAAG AGGAAACTGATGTGGAAGAGGGAGTAGCTACAAAG CAGCCTCCATCGCCGCTACAGCAGAGATCCCCCTCCCACAGAAGTGTGGCATCTTCAG ATCTGAAACAAGACCGGAATCTTCAGTCTCCAAAGTCTCCGACCACCAGCACGCTGAAGTGGAAGACCTCAGTGATGATGAAGAACAGTCCAACCTGGcacaaggagagagacagatcag AGGCGAGCGAGGCCTACCGCTGTGCTGTGGAGCTTCAGCAGGAGCTGCTGAAGGAGCTGAGGGAGCAGACTCAGACCCTCACAGCAGAGAAGCAGGCGCTGGAgaggaggtgctgggagcagagccagcaaatccagcacctccaccaaccactcacacactcgcccCGCCAGTGGAGCCACTTGACAG gtgagggCTCCGAGTTGCAGAGTTTGAGGCAGCAGGCACAGGAGCTGGTGGATGAGAATGACGGCCTGAAGATGACGGTGCATCGGCTCAGCGTGGAGCTCAGCAGATACCAAGCCCACTTTAGGCCGCTCACAAAGGAGGAG TATGCTCGGAGCAGTGGCCTACCATCCAAAGGACCTGCTCCTCCATGGCTG TTggatatgaaatatttatcacCACTGTTACTAGCTTATGAGGACCAGCTGACAAGGAAAGACAATCTTCTCAAGTCctgtgag GAAGACGTGAAGAGGCTGAGGGCACGCTCGGAGGAGGTGATTCAGGAGAACGAGAACCTTCACGCAGAGCTGGCCACGAGAAGCAGCATCAGTAATAAAGAGTG gatgcAGCTGCAAGATCAAGCACAGCTAGTGCTGGAGGAAAATCAGGTACTGATAGAACAGTTGGAGCTACAGCATACTAAAGCCAAGGagacacacaccaaacacattcaGGAAG TGTGTAAGATTTCAAAGCAGGTGATGATGTTGGAGGCTGAGAAGCAGGACCTGGAGGCGGAGTTACAGACGGTATGCAAACAGCTCCACGCCCAAAAGGTGGACTTCCAGAAGGCACACACCGCCCTGGAGAACTCGGTCAGCAGGGTCGAACATACATCTGTCACAGATAAACTTAAacg GCagctggaggaagaggggaAGACGAAGACTggtgaggtggaggagctgcaggctTGTGTCGGCGCTCTTCAGAGTGAAAAGAGGATTCTGCTCTTGGAGAAAACTAACCTGAGCACAGATGTCAAACATCTCGAGAGTGAGCTACAGCTAGCTCGCCAAGCTAACAG AAAGTCTCAGAGGCGTATAGATATTTTGAAGCACCAGATTGAAGACTCTTTAGAGAAAGAGCTCATAGCCCATCAGTACCTTGCCAGTGTTGTGACCCTTGCAGAAAGAACTGCACATGAGAGAGATCAGCTCGTACacatg GCCACATATCTAGAGAAAGACAAGCAGGGTGTGCTCACCCGCATCATTGAGAGCACGTTACACCTTGGAAAACTACAAGAGAAGGTCAAG
- the zgc:165481 gene encoding E3 ubiquitin-protein ligase RNF182 translates to MSCVQAEPEERPVNANTSPNDHTTPSANAIPNANINSSPECSPYPNVNANVNTVTNASDELECKICYQRYNTHNRRPKILDCLHRVCARCLNKILDMGDGTGCICCPFCRHETRVSEYEVAGLPDDSNIMSCLAVRDKSWSSDHGKEVLLTPKSLSSSDSPSHDSSNCLVITIMEVQREARRSPSRRDSSDYYGEQSLDSASEGSHGGSGGAGADQDTLSKLCNHVPRVLVWLLGFFYFGSLPLGIYLLVIQRVALGIVCVSLVPSSLTVCLVYGFCQCLCQGMCDCSGRS, encoded by the coding sequence ATGAGCTGTGTCCAGGCTGAACCAGAGGAGAGGCCTGTTAATGCCAACACCAGCCCCAATGACCACACTACCCCCAGCGCAAATGCCATTCCCAATGCTAACATTAACTCTAGTCCTGAGTGTAGCCCTTACCCCAATGTGAACGCTAATGTCAACACCGTCACCAACGCTAGTGATGAGTTGGAGTGCAAAATCTGTTACCAGCGCTACAACACGCACAACCGCAGGCCCAAGATCCTGGACTGCCTGCACCGAGTGTGCGCCCGCTGCCTCAATAAGATCCTGGACATGGGTGACGGCACCGGCTGCATCTGCTGTCCTTTCTGTCGCCATGAGACGCGCGTCAGTGAGTACGAGGTGGCCGGTCTCCCGGACGACTCCAACATCATGTCGTGCCTGGCGGTACGCGACAAATCCTGGAGCTCGGACCACGGCAAGGAGGTGCTGCTGACGCCCAAGAGCCTGTCCTCCAGCGACAGCCCATCCCACGACTCCTCCAACTGCTTGGTGATCACCATCATGGAAGTGCAGAGGGAGGCACGTCGTTCGCCCAGTCGCCGAGACAGCTCCGACTACTATGGCGAGCAGAGCCTGGACTCCGCGTCAGAGGGGTCGCACGGCGGCAGCGGTGGGGCTGGCGCTGACCAGGACACGCTTTCCAAGCTCTGCAACCACGTGCCCCGCGTCCTTGTGTGGCTGCTGGGCTTCTTCTACTTCGGCTCGCTGCCACTGGGCATCTACCTGCTAGTGATCCAGAGGGTGGCACTGGGCATCGTGTGCGTCAGCCTCGTGCCCTCCAGCCTCACCGTCTGCCTCGTGTACGGCTTCTGCCAGTGCCTGTGCCAGGGCATGTGCGACTGCTCCGGACGAAGTTGA
- the cep89 gene encoding centrosomal protein of 89 kDa isoform X7 codes for MSKFNFSFRRSERRTFKNIAHGLIPAATIAPRPAVPRTPPPRSPNPSPERPRSALAAAILSSSLTGRTVAIPPPRHRSYSESDCSRDDGQDGFEPYASTALYTRDQWADALVGRPRLPSPRPDYDDDDDDEEEDIEEDMERDENHVYQSLERHSRVPEFQDEYAAPLKKCSTPLKVDDDTDNSALETVSPLNTEEETDVEEGVATKQPPSPLQQRSPSHRSVASSDLKQDRNLQSPKSPTTSTLKWKTSVMMKNSPTWHKERDRSEASEAYRCAVELQQELLKELREQTQTLTAEKQALERRCWEQSQQIQHLHQPLTHSPRQWSHLTGEGSELQSLRQQAQELVDENDGLKMTVHRLSVELSRYQAHFRPLTKEEYARSSGLPSKGPAPPWLLDMKYLSPLLLAYEDQLTRKDNLLKSCEEDVKRLRARSEEVIQENENLHAELATRSSISNKEWMQLQDQAQLVLEENQVLIEQLELQHTKAKETHTKHIQEVCKISKQVMMLEAEKQDLEAELQTVCKQLHAQKVDFQKAHTALENSVSRVEHTSVTDKLKRQLEEEGKTKTGEVEELQACVGALQSEKRILLLEKTNLSTDVKHLESELQLARQANRKSQRRIDILKHQIEDSLEKELIAHQYLASVVTLAERTAHERDQLVHMATYLEKDKQGVLTRIIESTLHLGKLQEKVKVFKQQATARVCALGRRLREQEDDFTGRAATFQQEIQHLQVQLRDRQEQLYGALQQKRAEPF; via the exons ATGTCAAAATTCAACTTCAGTTTCAGGAGAAGCGAGCGGAGGACATTT AAGAACATAGCTCATGGCTTGATCCCAGCGGCTACCATTGCGCCCAGACCTGCCGTTCCTCGCACACCCCCTCCTCGCAGTCCCAACCCCTCACCAGAGAgacccag GTCAGCCCTGGCAGCAGCCATATTATCATCCTCTTTGACTGGCCGCACGGTGGCCATTCCTCCGCCCCGCCACAGGTCCTATTCCGAGAGCGACTGCTCACGTGATGACGGCCAGGACGGCTTCGAGCCTTATGCCAGCACCGCCCTCTACACCAG AGATCAGTGGGCAGATGCTTTGGTAGGCAGACCTCGCCTACCTTCTCCCCGAcctgattatgatgatgatgacgatgatgaggaagaggatatAGAAGAAGATATGGAGAGAGATGAAAACCATGTGTATCAGTCACTAGAGAGGCACAGTAGAGTCCCAGAGTTCCAGGATGAGTATGCTGCACCACTAAAGAAG TGCTCCACCCCTTTAAAGGTGGATGATGATACTGACAACTCTGCTTTGGAAACTGTCTCTCCATTAAACACGGAAG AGGAAACTGATGTGGAAGAGGGAGTAGCTACAAAG CAGCCTCCATCGCCGCTACAGCAGAGATCCCCCTCCCACAGAAGTGTGGCATCTTCAG ATCTGAAACAAGACCGGAATCTTCAGTCTCCAAAGTCTCCGACCACCAGCACGCTGAAGTGGAAGACCTCAGTGATGATGAAGAACAGTCCAACCTGGcacaaggagagagacagatcag AGGCGAGCGAGGCCTACCGCTGTGCTGTGGAGCTTCAGCAGGAGCTGCTGAAGGAGCTGAGGGAGCAGACTCAGACCCTCACAGCAGAGAAGCAGGCGCTGGAgaggaggtgctgggagcagagccagcaaatccagcacctccaccaaccactcacacactcgcccCGCCAGTGGAGCCACTTGACAG gtgagggCTCCGAGTTGCAGAGTTTGAGGCAGCAGGCACAGGAGCTGGTGGATGAGAATGACGGCCTGAAGATGACGGTGCATCGGCTCAGCGTGGAGCTCAGCAGATACCAAGCCCACTTTAGGCCGCTCACAAAGGAGGAG TATGCTCGGAGCAGTGGCCTACCATCCAAAGGACCTGCTCCTCCATGGCTG TTggatatgaaatatttatcacCACTGTTACTAGCTTATGAGGACCAGCTGACAAGGAAAGACAATCTTCTCAAGTCctgtgag GAAGACGTGAAGAGGCTGAGGGCACGCTCGGAGGAGGTGATTCAGGAGAACGAGAACCTTCACGCAGAGCTGGCCACGAGAAGCAGCATCAGTAATAAAGAGTG gatgcAGCTGCAAGATCAAGCACAGCTAGTGCTGGAGGAAAATCAGGTACTGATAGAACAGTTGGAGCTACAGCATACTAAAGCCAAGGagacacacaccaaacacattcaGGAAG TGTGTAAGATTTCAAAGCAGGTGATGATGTTGGAGGCTGAGAAGCAGGACCTGGAGGCGGAGTTACAGACGGTATGCAAACAGCTCCACGCCCAAAAGGTGGACTTCCAGAAGGCACACACCGCCCTGGAGAACTCGGTCAGCAGGGTCGAACATACATCTGTCACAGATAAACTTAAacg GCagctggaggaagaggggaAGACGAAGACTggtgaggtggaggagctgcaggctTGTGTCGGCGCTCTTCAGAGTGAAAAGAGGATTCTGCTCTTGGAGAAAACTAACCTGAGCACAGATGTCAAACATCTCGAGAGTGAGCTACAGCTAGCTCGCCAAGCTAACAG AAAGTCTCAGAGGCGTATAGATATTTTGAAGCACCAGATTGAAGACTCTTTAGAGAAAGAGCTCATAGCCCATCAGTACCTTGCCAGTGTTGTGACCCTTGCAGAAAGAACTGCACATGAGAGAGATCAGCTCGTACacatg GCCACATATCTAGAGAAAGACAAGCAGGGTGTGCTCACCCGCATCATTGAGAGCACGTTACACCTTGGAAAACTACAAGAGAAGGTCAAG
- the cep89 gene encoding centrosomal protein of 89 kDa isoform X8 produces the protein MSKFNFSFRRSERRTFKNIAHGLIPAATIAPRPAVPRTPPPRSPNPSPERPRSALAAAILSSSLTGRTVAIPPPRHRSYSESDCSRDDGQDGFEPYASTALYTRDQWADALVGRPRLPSPRPDYDDDDDDEEEDIEEDMERDENHVYQSLERHSRVPEFQDEYAAPLKKCSTPLKVDDDTDNSALETVSPLNTEEETDVEEGVATKQPPSPLQQRSPSHRSVASSDLKQDRNLQSPKSPTTSTLKWKTSVMMKNSPTWHKERDRSEASEAYRCAVELQQELLKELREQTQTLTAEKQALERRCWEQSQQIQHLHQPLTHSPRQWSHLTGEGSELQSLRQQAQELVDENDGLKMTVHRLSVELSRYQAHFRPLTKEEYARSSGLPSKGPAPPWLLDMKYLSPLLLAYEDQLTRKDNLLKSCEEDVKRLRARSEEVIQENENLHAELATRSSISNKEWMQLQDQAQLVLEENQVLIEQLELQHTKAKETHTKHIQEVCKISKQVMMLEAEKQDLEAELQTVCKQLHAQKVDFQKAHTALENSVSRVEHTSVTDKLKRQLEEEGKTKTGEVEELQACVGALQSEKRILLLEKTNLSTDVKHLESELQLARQANRKSQRRIDILKHQIEDSLEKELIAHQYLASVVTLAERTAHERDQLVHMATYLEKDKQGVLTRIIESTLHLGKLQEKVKVFKQQATARVCALGRRLREQEDDFTGRAATFQQEIQHLQVQLRDRQEQLYGALQQKR, from the exons ATGTCAAAATTCAACTTCAGTTTCAGGAGAAGCGAGCGGAGGACATTT AAGAACATAGCTCATGGCTTGATCCCAGCGGCTACCATTGCGCCCAGACCTGCCGTTCCTCGCACACCCCCTCCTCGCAGTCCCAACCCCTCACCAGAGAgacccag GTCAGCCCTGGCAGCAGCCATATTATCATCCTCTTTGACTGGCCGCACGGTGGCCATTCCTCCGCCCCGCCACAGGTCCTATTCCGAGAGCGACTGCTCACGTGATGACGGCCAGGACGGCTTCGAGCCTTATGCCAGCACCGCCCTCTACACCAG AGATCAGTGGGCAGATGCTTTGGTAGGCAGACCTCGCCTACCTTCTCCCCGAcctgattatgatgatgatgacgatgatgaggaagaggatatAGAAGAAGATATGGAGAGAGATGAAAACCATGTGTATCAGTCACTAGAGAGGCACAGTAGAGTCCCAGAGTTCCAGGATGAGTATGCTGCACCACTAAAGAAG TGCTCCACCCCTTTAAAGGTGGATGATGATACTGACAACTCTGCTTTGGAAACTGTCTCTCCATTAAACACGGAAG AGGAAACTGATGTGGAAGAGGGAGTAGCTACAAAG CAGCCTCCATCGCCGCTACAGCAGAGATCCCCCTCCCACAGAAGTGTGGCATCTTCAG ATCTGAAACAAGACCGGAATCTTCAGTCTCCAAAGTCTCCGACCACCAGCACGCTGAAGTGGAAGACCTCAGTGATGATGAAGAACAGTCCAACCTGGcacaaggagagagacagatcag AGGCGAGCGAGGCCTACCGCTGTGCTGTGGAGCTTCAGCAGGAGCTGCTGAAGGAGCTGAGGGAGCAGACTCAGACCCTCACAGCAGAGAAGCAGGCGCTGGAgaggaggtgctgggagcagagccagcaaatccagcacctccaccaaccactcacacactcgcccCGCCAGTGGAGCCACTTGACAG gtgagggCTCCGAGTTGCAGAGTTTGAGGCAGCAGGCACAGGAGCTGGTGGATGAGAATGACGGCCTGAAGATGACGGTGCATCGGCTCAGCGTGGAGCTCAGCAGATACCAAGCCCACTTTAGGCCGCTCACAAAGGAGGAG TATGCTCGGAGCAGTGGCCTACCATCCAAAGGACCTGCTCCTCCATGGCTG TTggatatgaaatatttatcacCACTGTTACTAGCTTATGAGGACCAGCTGACAAGGAAAGACAATCTTCTCAAGTCctgtgag GAAGACGTGAAGAGGCTGAGGGCACGCTCGGAGGAGGTGATTCAGGAGAACGAGAACCTTCACGCAGAGCTGGCCACGAGAAGCAGCATCAGTAATAAAGAGTG gatgcAGCTGCAAGATCAAGCACAGCTAGTGCTGGAGGAAAATCAGGTACTGATAGAACAGTTGGAGCTACAGCATACTAAAGCCAAGGagacacacaccaaacacattcaGGAAG TGTGTAAGATTTCAAAGCAGGTGATGATGTTGGAGGCTGAGAAGCAGGACCTGGAGGCGGAGTTACAGACGGTATGCAAACAGCTCCACGCCCAAAAGGTGGACTTCCAGAAGGCACACACCGCCCTGGAGAACTCGGTCAGCAGGGTCGAACATACATCTGTCACAGATAAACTTAAacg GCagctggaggaagaggggaAGACGAAGACTggtgaggtggaggagctgcaggctTGTGTCGGCGCTCTTCAGAGTGAAAAGAGGATTCTGCTCTTGGAGAAAACTAACCTGAGCACAGATGTCAAACATCTCGAGAGTGAGCTACAGCTAGCTCGCCAAGCTAACAG AAAGTCTCAGAGGCGTATAGATATTTTGAAGCACCAGATTGAAGACTCTTTAGAGAAAGAGCTCATAGCCCATCAGTACCTTGCCAGTGTTGTGACCCTTGCAGAAAGAACTGCACATGAGAGAGATCAGCTCGTACacatg GCCACATATCTAGAGAAAGACAAGCAGGGTGTGCTCACCCGCATCATTGAGAGCACGTTACACCTTGGAAAACTACAAGAGAAGGTCAAG